A region of Asterias amurensis chromosome 22, ASM3211899v1 DNA encodes the following proteins:
- the LOC139953709 gene encoding uncharacterized protein has product MEFTINLTLIAILAVVFLTVISQPVHGASRRDRRAESSSDNHAKVLVLGAGASGLQASRILHDAGMDDFIIIEGADQIGGRIRSTTFANRSIEIGAGWTYGSVRPLTYQLAEELNLDRKASDYESMTVRNDTGNNVTDQAFGDYDKLDPAMEKLFSLKARIQSKKSNPDMSQRSALRLGGWSPRSDTEKLIEWFEMDFEYAESTEVLSTQEAEDFGETYFLRDPRGFISIFDVVAGFLKEPEFINHTRLNQRVVSIDQSDPASVVVTCEDGTVFTADQVLVTFSLGVLQNDLVEFIPPLPEWKDVVIKKSLIAAYTHIYLSFPSKFWDDTQWIMHASPRQGYFPAFFNFQAEGYDPDGTPTLLATLTGDESRRVDAQPVSQTKAEIEQVLRNMYGDSIPDIEDILISGWTSNPLTMGSYSAWPTELSRQCTDALESRVDRVFFGGEATSSMYYSYVEGGLDSGKREGLKILDCMQNDEECPFYEGGGLGCEVPEASSATLVHCSSHSFFVVVLGLVYLFI; this is encoded by the exons ATGGAATTTACAATTAATTTAACTTTGATTGCAATTCTCGCAGTTGTTTTCCTTACCGTGATTTCCCAGCCTGTTCACGGGGCAAGTCGGCGCGATCGTCGGGCGGAGTCTTCTTCGGATAATCACGCTAAAGTTCTTGTCTTGGGTGCTGGTGCGTCGGGTCTACAGGCTTCGCGGATCCTCCATGACGCAGGCATGGATGATTTTATCATTATAGAAGGAGCAGATCAGATTGGGGGCCGTATTCGATCCACTACGTTTGCTAATCGCAGCATTGAAATCGGAGCAGGATGGACTTACGGTTCGGTGAGGCCTTTGACTTATCAACTTGCCGAAGAGCTCAACCTCGACCGTAAAGCAAGTGATTACGAGAGCATGACAGTCCGTAATGATACCGGCAACAACGTCACAGATCAGGCGTTTGGCGACTACGACAAACTTGACCCGGCCATGGAAAAGTTATTTTCTCTGAAGGCGAGAATACAGAGCAAGAAAAGCAACCCTGACATGTCGCAGCGGTCAGCGTTACGTCTCGGAGGTTGGAGCCCGAGAAGCGACACAGAGAAACTTATCGAGTGGTTCGAGATGGACTTCGAGTACGCTGAGTCTACGGAGGTATTGTCTACGCAGGAGGCAGAAGATTTTGGTGAGACCTACTTCTTAAGGGATCCGAGAGGATTCATATCAATCTTTGACGTCGTTGCTGGTTTCTTAAAGGAGCCCGAGTTCATCAACCACACCCGTTTAAATCAGCGAGTAGTCTCCATCGATCAGAGCGATCCTGCCTCGGTGGTTGTCACCTGCGAGGACGGCACAGTGTTCACAGCTGATCAAGTTTTGGTTACCTTCAGTCTCGGTGTCTTACAGAATGACTTAGTTGAGTTCATCCCACCTCTACCAGAATGGAAAGATGTTGTCATCAAGAAGTCTCTCATAGCTGCCTACACGCACATCTACCTGAGCTTTCCATCTAAGTTCTGGGACGACACGCAGTGGATCATGCATGCTAGCCCGAGACAGGGCTACTTCCCAGCTTTCTTCAACTTCCAGGCTGAGGGGTATGATCCAGACGGCACGCCTACATTGCTGGCGACTTTAACTG GTGACGAGTCAAGACGAGTGGACGCCCAGCCAGTATCTCAAACCAAGGCTGAAATAGAACAAGTTCTTCGCAACATGTACGGGGATAGCATTCCAGACATCGAGGATATCTTAATCTCAGGCTGGACGAGTAATCCACTCACCATGGGTTCATACTCCGCTTGGCCCACCGAACTTTCCAGGCAATGCACCGACGCGCTCGAAAGTCGAGTTGACCGCGTTTTCTTCGGAGGAGAAGCGACTTCATCGATGTACTACAGCTATGTTGAAGGGGGGTTAGACTCGGGTAAGCGGGAAGGGCTTAAGATTCTCGACTGTATGCAGAATGACGAAGAATGTCCTTTTTATGAGGGAGGTGGTTTAGGGTGTGAGGTTCCGGAAGCAAGTTCAGCAACTTTAGTTCATTGTAGCTCTCATAGTTTCTTTGTAGTGGTTCTTGGGTTGGTGTATCTTTTCATCTAG
- the LOC139953710 gene encoding uncharacterized protein codes for MEFTLKLLTFSAYLAVVFFTVICQSVHGASRRDRRAESSSDNHAKVLILGAGASGLQASRILHDAGMDDFIIIEGADQIGGRVRSTTFANRSIEIGAGWTYGPVRPMVYKLVNDLNLERRASNYESLIFRNSTGDNVTDRAFGDYDKLEPAMEKLFSLKARIQSKKSNPDMSQRSALRLGGWNPKSDTEKLIEWFDIDFEFAASTDVLSAQEAEEFGDTYFLRDPRGFTTIFDVVAGFLKEPEFINHTRLNQRVVSIDQSDPASVVVTCEDGTVYTADQVLVTFSLGVLQNDLVEFIPPLPEWKDVVIKKSLIAAYSHIYLSFPSKFWDDTEWILHASPRKGYFPAFLNFQAEGYDPDGTPTLLATLTGDESRRVEAQPVSQTKAEIEQVLRNMYGDTIPDIEDILISGWTSNPLTMGSYSAWPTELSRQCTDALEGRVDRVFFGGEATSPVHYGYVEGGLDSGKREGLKILDCMNNFEECPSYEGGGLGCELPEANSATLVHCSSYNFFVLVTGLVYLLI; via the exons ATGGAATTTACCCTTAAACTTTTAACTTTCTCTGCATATCTTGCAGTTGTTTTCTTTACCGTGATTTGCCAGTCTGTTCATGGGGCAAGTCGGCGCGATCGTCGGGCTGAGTCTTCTTCGGATAATCACGCTAAAGTTCTTATCTTGGGTGCTGGTGCGTCGGGTCTACAGGCTTCGCGGATCCTCCATGACGCAGGCATGGATGATTTTATCATTATAGAAGGAGCAGATCAGATTGGGGGCCGTGTCCGATCCACTACGTTTGCTAATCGCAGCATTGAAATCGGAGCAGGATGGACTTACGGACCGGTAAGGCCTATGGTCTATAAACTTGTCAATGATCTCAACCTCGAACGTAGAGCAAGTAACTACGAAAGCCTTATATTCCGTAATAGTACCGGCGACAACGTCACTGATCGGGCATTTGGCGACTACGACAAACTCGAACCGGCCATGGAAAAATTATTTTCTCTGAAGGCGAGGATACAGAGCAAGAAAAGCAACCCTGACATGTCGCAGCGGTCAGCGTTACGTCTTGGAGGTTGGAACCCGAAAAGCGACACAGAGAAACTGATCGAGTGGTTTGACATTGACTTTGAGTTCGCTGCATCAACGGATGTATTATCCGCACAGGAGGCAGAGGAATTTGGTGATACCTACTTTTTAAGGGATCCGAGAGGATTCACTACAATCTTTGACGTCGTTGCTGGTTTCTTAAAGGAGCCCGAGTTCATCAACCACACCCGTTTAAATCAGAGAGTAGTCTCCATCGATCAGAGCGATCCTGCCTCGGTGGTTGTCACCTGCGAGGACGGCACAGTGTACACAGCTGATCAAGTCCTGGTCACCTTCAGTCTCGGTGTCTTACAGAATGACTTAGTTGAGTTCATCCCACCTCTACCAGAATGGAAGGATGTTGTCATCAAGAAATCTCTCATAGCTGCCTACTCGCACATCTACCTGAGCTTTCCATCTAAGTTCTGGGACGACACGGAGTGGATCCTGCATGCTAGCCCGAGAAAAGGCTACTTCCCAGCTTTCCTCAACTTCCAGGCTGAGGGGTATGATCCAGACGGCACGCCTACATTGCTGGCGACCTTAACTG GTGACGAGTCAAGACGAGTGGAGGCCCAGCCAGTATCTCAAACCAAGGCTGAAATAGAACAAGTTCTTCGCAACATGTACGGGGATACCATTCCAGACATCGAGGATATCTTAATCTCAGGCTGGACGAGTAATCCACTCACCATGGGTTCATACTCCGCTTGGCCCACCGAACTCTCAAGGCAATGCACAGACGCGCTCGAAGGTCGAGTTGACCGCGTTTTCTTCGGTGGGGAAGCGACTTCACCAGTACATTACGGCTACGTTGAAGGGGGGTTAGACTCGGGCAAGCGGGAAGGGCTTAAGATTCTCGACTGTATGAATAATTTCGAAGAATGTCCTTCGTATGAGGGAGGTGGTTTAGGGTGTGAGCTTCCCGAAGCAAATTCAGCAACTTTAGTTCACTGTAGCTCTTATAATTTCTTTGTACTTGTTACTGGGTTGGTATACTTGTTGATCTAA
- the LOC139954055 gene encoding uncharacterized protein: MGDESRRVEAEPVSQTKAEIEQVLRNMYGDSIPDIEDILISGWTSNPLTMGSYSTWPTELSRQCTDALEGRVDRVFFGGEATSAVQYGYVEGGLDSGKREGLKILDCMENFEECPLYEGGGLGLRFPRFGECLTIRTVYADGD; this comes from the exons atgg GTGACGAGTCAAGACGAGTTGAGGCCGAGCCAGTATCTCAAACCAAAGCTGAAATAGAACAAGTTCTTCGCAACATGTACGGGGATAGCATTCCAGACATCGAGGATATCTTAATCTCAGGCTGGACGAGCAATCCACTCACCATGGGTTCATACTCAACTTGGCCCACCGAACTCTCCAGGCAATGCACTGACGCGCTCGAAGGTCGAGTTGACCGCGTTTTCTTCGGAGGGGAAGCGACCTCAGCAGTACAATACGGCTACGTTGAAGGGGGGTTAGATTCGGGCAAGCGGGAAGGGCTAAAGATTCTCGACTGTATGGAGAATTTCGAAGAATGTCCTTTGTATGAAGGAGGTGGTTTAGGTT TAAGGTTTCCTCGATTTGGAGAATGCCTCACCATACGGACGGTCTATGCAGATGGAGACTGA
- the LOC139953817 gene encoding LOW QUALITY PROTEIN: uncharacterized protein (The sequence of the model RefSeq protein was modified relative to this genomic sequence to represent the inferred CDS: deleted 1 base in 1 codon): protein MEFTLKLVLFSSILAVVFFTVISQPVHGASRRDRRAESSSDNHAKVLILGAGASGLQASRILHDAGMDDFIIIEGADQIGGRVRSTTFANRTIELGAGWTYGPVRPETYQLSMDLNLDRRASDYESYIVRNATGSDVTDQADNDYDKLEPAFEKLFSLKARIQSKKSNPDMSQRSALRLGGWSPKSDTEKLIEWFEIDFEYAEPSELLSTHEAEDFGETYFLKDPRGFIAIFDVVAGFLKEPEFINHTRLNQRVVSIDQSDPASVVVTCEDGTVYTADQVLVTFSLGVLQNDLVEFIPPLPEWKDVVIKKSLLAAYTHIYLSFPTKFWDNKEWILHASQRKGYYPAFFNFQSEGYDPNGTPTLLATLTGDESRRVDAQPVSQTKAEIEQVLRNMYGDNIPDIEDILVSGWTSNPLTMGSYSAWPTELSRQCTDALEGRVDRVFFKGEATSPVYYSYVEGGLDSGKRQGLKILDCMENFEECPLYEGGGLGCELPEASSATLVHCSSYNFFVLVTGLVYFLI from the exons ATGGAGTTTACACTGAAACTTGTACTATTTTCTTCCATTCTCGCAGTTGTTTTCTTTACCGTGATTTCCCAGCCTGTGCATGGGGCAAGTAGGCGCGATCGTCGGGCTGAGTCTTCTTCGGATAATCACGCTAAAGTTCTTATCTTAGGTGCCGGTGCGTCGGGTCTACAGGCTTCGCGGATCCTCCATGACGCAGGCATGGATGACTTTATCATTATAGAAGGAGCGGATCAGATTGGGGGCCGTGTCCGATCCACTACGTTTGCTAATCGTACCATAGAACTCGGAGCAGGATGGACCTACGGGCCGGTAAGGCCTGAGACTTATCAACTATCCATGGATCTAAACCTCGACCGTAGAGCAAGTGACTATGAGAGCTATATAGTTCGGAATGCTACCGGCAGCGACGTCACAGATCAGGCAGATAACGATTACGACAAACTTGAACCGGCCTTTGAAAAGTTATTTTCTCTGAAGGCGAGGATACAGAGCAAGAAAAGCAACCCTGACATGTCGCAACGGTCAGCGTTACGTCTCGGAGGTTGGAGCCCGAAAAGTGACACAGAGAAACTCATCGAGTGGTTCGAGATTGACTTTGAGTACGCTGAACCCTCTGAGCTATTGTCCACGCATGAGGCGGAAGATTTTGGTGAGACCTACTTCTTAAAGGATCCGAGAGGATTCATTGCAATCTTTGACGTCGTTGCTGGTTTCTTAAAGGAGCCCGAGTTCATCAACCACACCCGTTTGAATCAGAGAGTAGTCTCCATCGATCAGAGCGATCCTGCCTCGGTGGTTGTCACCTGCGAAGATGGCACAGTGTACACCGCCGATCAAGTCCTGGTCACCTTCAGTCTCGGTGTCTTACAGAATGACTTAGTTGAGTTCATCCCACCTCTACCAGAATGGAAGGATGTTGTCATCAAGAAGTCACTCCTAGCTGCCTACACGCACATCTACCTGAGCTTTCCAACGAAGTTCTGGGACAACAAGGAGTGGATCCTGCATGCTAGCCAGAGAAAAGGCTACTACCCAGCTTTCTTCAACTTCCAGTCCGAGGGGTATGATCCAAATGGCACGCCCACACTGCTGGCGACTTTAACCG GTGACGAGTCAAGACGAGTGGACGCCCAGCCAGTATCTCAAACCAAAGCTGAAATAGAACAAGTTCTTCGCAACATGTACGGGGATAACATTCCAGACATCGAGGATATCTTAGTCTCAGGCTGGACGAGTAATCCACTCACCATGGGTTCATACTCCGCTTGGCCCACCGAACTCTCAAGGCAATGCACCGACGCGCTCGAAGGTCGAGTTGACCGCGTTTTCTTC AAAGGGGAAGCGACTTCACCGGTTTACTACAGCTATGTTGAAGGGGGGTTAGATTCGGGCAAGCGGCAAGGGCTTAAGATTCTCGACTGTATGGAGAATTTCGAAGAATGTCCTTTGTATGAAGGAGGTGGTTTAGGTTGTGAGCTTCCGGAAGCAAGTTCAGCAACTTTAGTTCACTGTAGCTCTTATAATTTCTTTGTACTTGTTACTGGGTTGGTATACTTTTTGATTTAA